In Candidatus Binatia bacterium, the genomic window CAATGTTAACAGGCAGGAAGGTTCCAGGCCGACGATAGCCATGCCTTTCTCGGCGTGAGGAGAGAGCTTCTCGACGTTCCACGAGGCGTTATCGCGCGCCTCGGCGAGCATGCCCTTCGAGATCATCGGACGGCCGCAGCAGCGCTTTTCGGCGAGCGTGACGCGATAGCCGGCGCGCTCTAAAAACCGCGTCGCCGCGATCGCCACGGCCGGAGTGTTGAAAGTGTTGAACGTGTCGTGGAAGAGAACGACCGTCCCCTTCTCGCCCTCTCCTTCCGCGCGATGGCGGGTGAACCAATCTTCGAAAGTCTCGGCGGCGAACGCCGGCAGCGGCCGCCGCGAGTCGATTCCCGCCACGCGCTCCAGGAGCCAGCGGTTTAGCCGCGAATTGGCCAGCAGGTTGGAGAGCGGCGCGAAGCGCGCGCCTAATCGGTTCAACCGCTCGATCCCGCCGAAGAGGCGGTTCCTGAGCGGCAAGCCGTTGGCTGCGTGATAGTGGCTCAGAAACTCGTACTTGAGCTTCGCCATGTCTACGTTCGAAGGGCACTCGGC contains:
- a CDS encoding heterodisulfide reductase-related iron-sulfur binding cluster; this translates as AECPSNVDMAKLKYEFLSHYHAANGLPLRNRLFGGIERLNRLGARFAPLSNLLANSRLNRWLLERVAGIDSRRPLPAFAAETFEDWFTRHRAEGEGEKGTVVLFHDTFNTFNTPAVAIAATRFLERAGYRVTLAEKRCCGRPMISKGMLAEARDNASWNVEKLSPHAEKGMAIVGLEPSCLLTLRDEYPELLRGEKAKTVASRSFLFEEFISSERKAGRLSLEFAGNGRKALLHGHCHQKALVGTAPTVETLRWAGFDVTEVDSGCCGMAGSFGFEKEHYDVSLAIANRRLAPAVRAADPSVEIVASGISCRQQIEHVAGRKAKHPAELLWEQLSQSRSE